A region from the Cotesia glomerata isolate CgM1 unplaced genomic scaffold, MPM_Cglom_v2.3 scaffold_67, whole genome shotgun sequence genome encodes:
- the LOC123274737 gene encoding circumsporozoite protein-like: protein MSKKKTVKSWRFRERIASCPTGNFAGDRTDGLFKGLAGGHARNLADGLAGDHADSFSRGLAVGLTGDLAGHHADDLSGGLVGDQADDFFGGIAGDHADDLFGDLAGHHADDLSGGLIGDQADDLSGGLADSLTVGLVGGSFAGSFADGIAAGLADNFASDHGDDMAGGLAGDHANVLFGGLAGDCADGIAADPTGDFAGDRADGLASQLADTIADGFAGYHAGGFAGSYVGRKFGVRISLCNFVPFSQEKTL, encoded by the exons atgtcaaaaaaaaaaacag TGAAAAGCTGGCGATTTCGCGAGAGAATTGCTTCCTGTCCCACTGGTAATTTTGCTGGAGATCGCACTGACGGTCTTTTtaaaggtctcgctggaggtcACGCTAGAAATCttgctgacggtctcgctggagatcacgctgatagTTTTTCTAGAGGTCTCGCTGTCGGTCTCACTGGAG aTCTCGCTGGtcatcacgctgacgatctttctggaggtctcgttGGAGATCAAGCTGACGATTTTTTTGGAGgtatcgctggagatcacgctgacgatctttttgGAGATCTCGCTGGtcatcacgctgacgatctttctggaggtctcatTGGAGATCaagctgacgatctttctggag GTCTCGCTGATAGTCTCACTGTCGGTCTCGTTGGAGGTAGTTTCGCTGGAAGTTTTGCTGATGGTATTGCTGCTGGTCTCGCTGATAATTTTGCTAGCGATCATGGTGATGATATggctggaggtctcgctggagatcacgctaaCGTTCTTtttggaggtctcgctggagattgTGCTGATGGTATTGCTGCCGATCCCACTGGTGATTTTGCTGGCGATCGCGCTGATGGTCTCGCTAGTCAGCTTGCTGATACTATTGCTGATGGTTTTGCAGGATATCATGCTGGTGGTTTTGCTGGAAGTTACGTTGGAAGAAAATTTGGAGTGCGAATTTCATTATGCA ATTTTGTACCGTTCTCTCAGGAGAAAACATTATGA
- the LOC123274733 gene encoding putative GPI-anchored protein pfl2 — protein sequence MHALIFWPKENATSVIQTTLINKRLEFNRVTVRWGRQNVTAFLIAESEDIVWLQRLIVNTCGVITGYVNDRLMTDACIQFSTSSQDGNGAVDNSLGHSSNHFQFDSVGTADIVERTAIAAASTTPDVIVIPTMNPITTPNAPTTLDSDSDAAVNLTTAPTSFTTLDVVAVTSIDLISTLNTLTAVDVDADAAENLTVTPSCFTTEIAAVIPSMDPITPPSTFITPDIAAVIALDLSTTPSKSTTPHIAVAATVDLTATLTPLPTLDIAAVSALDLTTTPSASTTPHIAAVAAVDLTATPISLPILDIAAVSALDLTTTSSASSTSHIAGVSAMGQTIIPSVNKTLDIAAAAAVNLTGTLTPFATLDDAGVSALDQITTPSASTTADIGVVSAMDLTTKSSALTTLSVAAAAPVNGDFDVPSTSTSTGNRAMVALIEGSSVLIEYHKKKGVLRFTNKPKEMTRRLLLSIIGREQLKCLTLTEIKLNPLLFGILSAVEKFTLQNSDTEYQLTTDQFNKCVTSFLYNLKHSKNPKLM from the exons ATGCATGCCTTAATTTTTTGGCCAAAGGAAAATGCAACAAGTGTTATTCAAACGACTTTGATTAATAAGCGTTTGGAATTTAATCGAGTGACCGTTAGATGGGGCCGACAAAACGTGACGGCTTTTCTAATTGCAGAAAGCG AAGATATTGTTTGGCTGCAACGTCTTATAGTCAATACGTGTGGGGTCATTACGGGTTACGTAAATGATCGTTTGATGACTGATGCCTGCATTCAATTCTCTACTAGTTCTCAAGATGGAAACGGTGCTGTGGACAATTCTTTAGGTCACAGTTccaatcattttcaatttgatTCCGTCGGTACGGCTGACATTGTTGAGCGAACAGCTATTGCAGCTGCTTCTACTACTCCGGATGTTATAGTTATTCCTACTATGAACCCAATAACGACTCCAAATGCGCCAACTACTCTGGATTCTGATTCAGATGCTGCTGTCAACCTAACAACTGCTCCAACTTCTTTTACTACTTTGGATGTTGTAGCTGTTACTTCTATCGATCTAATATCTACTTTAAACACGCTTACTGCTGTGGATGTTGATGCGGATGCTGCTGAAAATCTAACAGTTACTCCATCTTGCTTTACTACTGAGATTGCCGCAGTGATTCCTTCCATGGATCCAATAACTCCTCCAAGCACGTTTATCACTCCGGATATTGCAGCAGTTATTGCTCTGGATCTGTCAACTACTCCAAGCAAGTCTACCACTCCGCATATTGCTGTGGCTGCTACTGTTGACCTCACAGCTACTCTAACTCCTTTACCGACTCTGGACATTGCAGCAGTATCTGCTCTGGATCTGACAACTACTCCAAGTGCATCTACCACTCCGCATATTGCTGCGGTTGCTGCTGTTGACCTTACAGCTACTCCAATTTCTTTACCTATTCTGGATATTGCAGCAGTATCAGCTCTTGATCTAACAACTACTTCAAGCGCGTCGTCTACTTCCCATATTGCTGGAGTTTCTGCTATGGGCCAGACAATCATTCCAAGCGTGAATAAAACTTTGGATATTGCTGCGGCTGCTGCTGTTAACCTCACAGGTACTCTAACTCCTTTTGCCACTTTGGATGATGCTGGGGTTTCTGCTCTTGACCAGATAACTACTCCAAGCGCGTCTACAACTGCGGATATTGGTGTGGTTTCTGCTATGGACCTGACAACTAAGTCAAGCGCATTGACAACTTTAAGTGTTGCTGCAGCTGCTCCTGTTAATGGTGATTTTGATGTTCCTTCAACTTCAACATCCACTGGAAACCGAGCCATGGTTGCATTGATAGAAGGGAGTAGCGTCCTTATTGAGTATCACAAAAAGAAAGGTGTCTTACGGTTCACAAATAAACCAAAAGAGATGACTCGACGGCTGTTACTCAGTATAATTGGTAGAGAACAACTGAAATGTCTGACACTCACagagattaaattaaatccaCTCTTATTTGGAATTCTTAGTGCTGTTGAaa AATTTACACTGCAGAACTCAGATACAGAATATCAATTAACGACggatcaatttaataaatgtgtGACctcatttttatataatttaaagcattcaaaaaatcctaaattaatgtaa